A stretch of the Chitinispirillales bacterium ANBcel5 genome encodes the following:
- a CDS encoding leucyl aminopeptidase family protein translates to MKINLSKTAHFQTQIIPIAQNSNSKIVDFSGKKTETALRYEGESAKIYCGVGEQKDISSRVLRSAVARGVQIALEAKRSQVSLILSDKEWLNDELASSCIEGALLGSYKFSKYKSEPPVLLQDLEIITETLNENEVKKTKSICEAVNYTRDLVNENASTMTPEQMAKEAKTLGEELSMKVTVLDEKEIEHQKLGLIQAVGQGSVYPPRLIIIEYNGNQKEEQKIAILGKGITFDSGGQNLKPSGSIETMREDMAGGATVLGIMKSIGTLKPNSNVIGVIAAAHNAIGSTAFFPGDIYRSYSGKTVEICNTDAEGRLVLADAISYCKDKYSPSTIVDLATLTGGVMVAFADVVAGLFSNHDKVAQDLFEAGEQSGERLWRLPLYQEYSESLKSDISDLRNLSKFKRGHASSIIGAAFLKEFVEDVPWAHIDIAGTAFNEGSAKAEIPQFGTGFGVRLLVNYLLKQ, encoded by the coding sequence ATGAAAATTAATCTGTCTAAAACAGCACATTTTCAAACTCAGATCATTCCAATAGCCCAAAATTCCAATTCCAAAATAGTAGATTTCTCCGGAAAAAAAACTGAAACAGCTCTAAGATACGAAGGTGAGAGTGCAAAAATCTATTGCGGCGTCGGAGAGCAAAAAGATATATCCAGTCGTGTTCTGAGAAGTGCCGTTGCCCGTGGGGTTCAAATAGCCCTGGAAGCAAAAAGAAGCCAGGTATCCCTTATACTTTCAGACAAAGAGTGGCTTAATGATGAATTAGCTTCAAGCTGTATAGAGGGGGCGTTACTTGGTTCCTATAAATTCAGTAAATACAAATCGGAACCACCTGTTCTTTTGCAAGATCTTGAAATCATTACAGAAACTCTGAATGAAAACGAAGTTAAAAAAACCAAATCAATCTGTGAAGCTGTTAATTACACCAGAGACCTTGTGAATGAAAATGCTTCAACTATGACTCCCGAGCAAATGGCAAAAGAAGCAAAAACACTGGGAGAAGAGCTTTCGATGAAAGTAACCGTGCTGGATGAAAAAGAGATTGAGCACCAGAAGCTTGGGCTTATTCAGGCCGTTGGGCAAGGCTCGGTTTATCCTCCCAGATTGATCATTATCGAGTACAACGGTAATCAAAAAGAAGAGCAAAAGATCGCAATCCTAGGAAAAGGAATAACATTTGATTCCGGTGGACAGAATCTTAAGCCTTCCGGAAGCATAGAAACGATGCGTGAAGATATGGCCGGGGGAGCTACAGTTCTTGGAATCATGAAAAGTATTGGAACATTAAAACCAAATAGTAATGTCATAGGTGTCATAGCAGCAGCACACAACGCTATTGGTTCAACAGCATTTTTTCCCGGTGATATTTATCGCTCCTACTCCGGTAAAACGGTAGAAATATGTAATACAGATGCTGAGGGACGACTTGTACTGGCTGATGCAATTTCCTATTGCAAGGACAAGTATTCACCAAGCACTATCGTTGACCTTGCAACTCTAACCGGTGGTGTAATGGTGGCATTTGCTGATGTGGTGGCTGGCCTGTTTAGTAATCACGATAAAGTAGCCCAGGATCTGTTTGAAGCAGGCGAACAGAGTGGTGAAAGATTGTGGCGACTACCGTTATATCAGGAATACAGTGAATCGCTGAAAAGTGACATTAGTGACCTGCGAAACCTTTCCAAATTCAAACGCGGGCATGCCAGCTCCATAATCGGTGCCGCTTTTCTCAAAGAATTTGTTGAGGATGTACCCTGGGCTCATATCGATATCGCAGGAACGGCATTTAATGAAGGATCGGCCAAGGCTGAAATCCCGCAGTTTGGAACTGGCTTTGGTGTTAGATTATTAGTGAATTACCTTCTTAAACAATAA
- a CDS encoding ACP S-malonyltransferase produces the protein MSKTAVLFPGQGSQYLGMGRDLFKEDTLFRSLIEMASDLTGKNVEDICCNGPETALIRPTYLQPLIVSISLCYFNRLEQQGLGVDVFAGHSLGEISALAAADVITVEEAVTIAVKRGQLMDKVANDHSGGMMAVLMLSVEEVRALLKDIGDPERIVIANDNAPGQVVISGETEMLQKFCAYGRGRPVMIKVAGPWHSPFMKEACSEYREWVKPIEFFAPKTPLILNATATIENNPETIKQHHIAQLTNPVYWRDCMTTLSGLFTETIFEVGPGKIISGLARANGLRRGVSYFSIDSCKSIDMLMQQAAV, from the coding sequence ATGAGTAAAACAGCAGTTTTGTTCCCTGGGCAGGGAAGTCAGTATCTTGGCATGGGAAGAGACCTTTTTAAAGAGGATACTCTTTTTAGGTCATTAATAGAAATGGCTTCTGATCTGACCGGGAAAAATGTGGAAGATATTTGTTGTAATGGTCCTGAAACGGCTTTAATACGACCCACCTACCTTCAGCCGCTTATAGTTTCTATTTCCTTGTGCTATTTTAACCGTTTAGAGCAGCAGGGGCTTGGTGTTGATGTATTTGCGGGCCACTCTTTGGGTGAGATAAGTGCTCTGGCTGCAGCGGATGTTATCACTGTTGAAGAGGCGGTAACTATAGCGGTTAAACGTGGCCAGTTAATGGACAAGGTCGCAAATGATCATAGTGGCGGGATGATGGCGGTGTTGATGCTTTCCGTTGAAGAGGTAAGAGCACTACTCAAAGACATTGGGGACCCAGAGAGAATCGTTATAGCAAATGATAATGCTCCCGGGCAAGTGGTAATCTCAGGTGAAACAGAGATGCTTCAAAAGTTCTGTGCCTACGGTAGAGGAAGACCAGTTATGATTAAAGTTGCCGGTCCTTGGCATAGTCCCTTTATGAAAGAAGCATGCAGTGAGTACAGAGAGTGGGTTAAGCCTATTGAGTTTTTTGCACCTAAAACACCTCTTATTTTGAACGCTACAGCAACCATAGAAAACAATCCCGAAACTATTAAACAACATCATATCGCTCAGCTTACCAACCCGGTATACTGGAGAGACTGTATGACTACCCTCTCAGGGCTGTTTACCGAAACGATTTTTGAAGTCGGGCCGGGTAAAATTATCTCCGGGCTTGCCAGGGCAAATGGGTTACGAAGAGGTGTGAGCTATTTCTCTATAGATTCTTGTAAAAGCATTGATATGCTTATGCAGCAAGCCGCAGTTTGA
- the ftsH gene encoding ATP-dependent zinc metalloprotease FtsH, whose translation MADNELGRGAGNGKNGEPGTQGKFVMWRFLMWAAILTILFSYIFGSFTSEQRVSIPYSEFKNQVRTGNISEVMIRGEEIEGEFVEYYTEEIADGETVEYSHFATVKPPFDDSDLMGLLEEGNVTINAQTTERNWLFSTILLLLPWALVLLYFVYAGGRIQRQMKGFGGGGGLFSVGKSKAKRFEKEMTNTSYDHVAGLSNAKKDLQEIVDYLKDPGKFAKLGATIPKGVLLMGPPGTGKTLLAKATAGEAGVPFFSTSGSEFIEMFVGVGASRVRDMFETAKKEAPAIIFIDELDSVGRARGTGLGGSHDEREQTLNQILSEMDGFEAHQSVVVIAATNRPDVLDPALTRPGRFDRQIALELPQKTARLDILKIHASHVPVDPDLNLEKVAARTVGFSGADLQNLVNEAALLAGRKDKQTVDIKDFDEAQDKILLGAEREDKLNDSEKKIVAYHEAGHALVAKLLPEADPLQKVTIIARGRSLGATEQIPDTDRHNFNREYLLSRISVALGGRVSEKLIFDEFTSGAAQDLKHVTQIARKMVCQWGMSEKIGPATFTQGEEHPFLGRDMIQQKDFSEHTAKMIDEEIQRIIVDQEQKTYRILNENKEKLNRLAEALIEHETLENGEIEKLLNSVDTSENSPTKK comes from the coding sequence ATGGCGGATAATGAGCTTGGTAGAGGAGCAGGTAACGGAAAAAACGGTGAGCCGGGTACTCAGGGCAAATTTGTAATGTGGCGTTTTTTGATGTGGGCTGCCATATTAACCATACTGTTTTCCTACATTTTTGGTAGTTTCACCTCAGAGCAGCGTGTTTCGATTCCCTACAGTGAGTTTAAAAACCAGGTCAGAACAGGGAACATTTCAGAAGTGATGATTCGTGGAGAAGAAATTGAGGGAGAGTTTGTTGAATATTATACCGAAGAGATAGCAGATGGAGAAACTGTTGAATACAGTCACTTTGCTACAGTCAAACCACCCTTTGACGATTCTGATCTGATGGGGCTGCTTGAAGAGGGGAATGTAACCATTAATGCACAGACAACCGAGCGTAACTGGCTTTTCAGCACTATTTTACTCCTACTACCCTGGGCTTTGGTGCTCCTTTATTTTGTGTATGCCGGGGGCAGAATTCAAAGACAGATGAAAGGATTTGGTGGTGGTGGCGGGTTATTCAGTGTAGGAAAGTCAAAAGCCAAACGATTTGAAAAAGAGATGACCAATACCTCCTATGACCATGTTGCCGGTTTGAGTAATGCTAAAAAGGACCTTCAGGAGATTGTGGATTACCTTAAAGATCCGGGTAAATTTGCCAAACTTGGTGCCACTATTCCTAAGGGAGTTCTTCTGATGGGGCCTCCTGGGACCGGAAAGACTCTTCTTGCAAAAGCAACGGCAGGTGAAGCCGGGGTTCCTTTTTTCAGCACATCAGGCTCAGAGTTTATCGAGATGTTTGTCGGAGTAGGGGCTTCACGGGTACGGGATATGTTTGAAACCGCAAAAAAGGAAGCGCCGGCGATAATCTTTATCGATGAATTGGATTCTGTTGGAAGGGCCAGAGGGACCGGTTTAGGGGGCAGTCATGATGAAAGAGAGCAGACTCTTAACCAGATCCTCTCTGAAATGGATGGTTTTGAGGCCCATCAATCTGTTGTGGTAATTGCGGCAACCAATCGTCCCGATGTTCTCGACCCTGCCCTTACACGGCCAGGGCGCTTTGACCGACAAATCGCTCTCGAATTACCACAGAAAACTGCGCGGTTAGACATATTAAAGATTCACGCAAGTCACGTCCCCGTTGATCCCGATCTTAACCTTGAGAAGGTTGCCGCCAGAACGGTTGGCTTTTCGGGGGCAGACCTGCAGAATCTGGTTAATGAAGCGGCTCTTCTTGCCGGCAGAAAAGATAAACAAACGGTTGATATAAAAGATTTTGATGAAGCTCAGGATAAGATCCTTCTGGGCGCCGAAAGGGAAGATAAGCTTAATGACAGTGAGAAAAAGATAGTAGCATATCATGAAGCGGGGCATGCCCTTGTAGCCAAACTCCTTCCTGAGGCAGATCCACTGCAAAAGGTGACTATCATCGCACGGGGAAGATCTCTTGGTGCTACTGAGCAGATCCCTGATACCGACAGGCATAACTTTAACAGAGAATATCTTCTTAGTCGTATCTCTGTGGCTTTGGGTGGAAGAGTTTCCGAGAAGCTGATATTTGATGAGTTTACCAGTGGCGCAGCACAAGACCTAAAGCACGTGACTCAGATTGCCAGAAAAATGGTCTGTCAGTGGGGTATGAGTGAAAAGATCGGGCCAGCGACCTTCACTCAGGGCGAAGAGCATCCTTTTTTGGGAAGAGATATGATACAGCAAAAGGATTTCAGTGAACATACTGCTAAAATGATCGATGAAGAGATTCAGCGTATTATCGTTGACCAGGAGCAGAAAACCTATCGAATTCTCAATGAGAACAAAGAAAAGCTTAACCGTCTTGCTGAAGCACTTATCGAACACGAAACCCTTGAAAATGGCGAAATAGAGAAACTCCTAAACAGTGTCGATACTTCTGAAAACTCACCTACCAAGAAATAG
- the rfbC gene encoding dTDP-4-dehydrorhamnose 3,5-epimerase → MEFLQTELNGVILIKPDVFRDNRGFFLESYSREKFQHAGIDTDFIQDNHSRSVKRGVIRGLHFQAPPAAQSKLVRVTKGAVMDIVVDLREQSPTFGKWSSFELTEENFNILFVPKGFAHGFCTLTENCELQYKVDYPYAPSLDRGIKWNDPELKIDWPVKDPVLSDKDASLPSFRETEICF, encoded by the coding sequence ATGGAGTTTTTACAAACAGAACTAAATGGTGTGATTTTGATAAAACCCGACGTTTTTCGGGACAACAGGGGTTTTTTTCTGGAGAGCTATTCAAGGGAAAAATTTCAACATGCAGGCATAGATACAGATTTCATTCAGGACAACCACTCCAGGTCTGTAAAAAGAGGCGTAATAAGAGGGCTACACTTTCAGGCTCCCCCGGCGGCTCAAAGCAAGCTGGTTCGGGTAACTAAAGGAGCAGTTATGGATATAGTGGTGGATTTACGGGAACAGTCCCCCACCTTTGGTAAATGGAGCAGCTTCGAGCTCACCGAAGAAAATTTCAATATTCTTTTCGTACCCAAAGGGTTTGCCCACGGATTTTGTACCTTAACCGAAAACTGCGAGCTTCAGTATAAAGTAGATTATCCCTATGCTCCTTCATTGGACCGTGGGATTAAATGGAATGACCCTGAACTTAAAATCGATTGGCCGGTTAAAGACCCTGTACTTTCCGATAAAGACGCATCTCTGCCCTCATTTAGAGAGACAGAGATATGCTTTTAA
- the rfbA gene encoding glucose-1-phosphate thymidylyltransferase RfbA yields the protein MKYKGIILAGGSGTRLYPITIAVSKQLMPVYDKPMIYYPLSILMLAGIRDILIITTPQDSESFKKLLGDGKQWGINLSYAQQKRPEGLAQAFIIGKEFLGDSPAALILGDNLFWGHGLVQCLREAISRETGATIFAYRVHDPSRYGVVEFDKDGKAISLEEKPSEPKSKYAIPGIYFYDSNVSDLTSTLKPSQRGELEITDLNRLYLEQNQLHVVNLGRGIAWLDTGTHESMLKASEFVETIQTRQGQKVSCPEEIAYRLNYIDSEQLTKVANPMKHNAYGQYLLELANGNFEEV from the coding sequence ATGAAGTATAAAGGCATTATTCTTGCCGGTGGATCGGGAACTCGTCTCTACCCGATCACTATAGCGGTCTCTAAGCAGCTTATGCCTGTTTACGATAAACCAATGATCTATTACCCACTTTCCATTCTGATGCTTGCGGGGATTCGGGATATTCTAATAATTACAACACCACAGGACAGCGAAAGTTTCAAGAAGCTGCTTGGTGATGGAAAACAATGGGGCATTAACCTCTCTTATGCTCAGCAGAAACGCCCTGAGGGGCTTGCTCAGGCATTTATAATCGGAAAAGAATTCTTGGGAGACAGTCCTGCAGCCTTGATTTTAGGTGATAACCTCTTCTGGGGCCATGGGCTTGTACAGTGTCTCAGGGAAGCGATTAGCAGAGAAACTGGTGCCACTATCTTTGCTTACAGAGTACATGATCCAAGCAGATACGGGGTAGTAGAATTCGATAAAGATGGTAAGGCTATATCCCTTGAAGAAAAGCCTTCTGAACCGAAATCAAAGTATGCAATTCCCGGTATCTATTTCTATGATTCCAACGTAAGCGATCTAACTTCAACCCTTAAACCGTCCCAAAGGGGGGAGTTGGAAATTACTGACCTTAACCGTCTCTATCTTGAACAAAATCAGCTTCATGTAGTTAACCTGGGCCGCGGCATAGCGTGGCTGGATACCGGAACACACGAATCGATGCTTAAGGCTTCAGAGTTTGTGGAAACGATACAAACCCGTCAGGGCCAAAAAGTTTCCTGCCCTGAAGAGATCGCCTATAGACTTAACTATATTGATTCAGAACAGCTTACTAAAGTTGCAAACCCCATGAAACACAACGCCTACGGACAATATCTTCTTGAACTTGCAAATGGAAATTTTGAGGAAGTATAG
- a CDS encoding tyrosine recombinase XerC, with amino-acid sequence MNIHKMMQPEPLDKKGGMLYLHLNRSGIGKKVQMKTELEKVIFDFLEYTKKEKGYSENTLCAYRRDLAQFVEFLNKAGVPPSIKTSLNKSAIRTFSYSVREKGLKPKTLARKLAAIKSLCHYCVKQKILSANPSKALATPRIEKPLPVFLTRSQAEELNSAEAPTKEPIRNRAIIELFYGSGIRLSELHGLNIGDIDKHSMTLKVLGKGNKERIVPVTKVALELTEHYLRERAQTGLSDPVFTTKEGARLSRRQIERIVSKGLQGVSLRNKRSPHVLRHSFATHLLDAGADIRAVKELLGHASLSTTQIYTHVSKEHLLKVYRQAHPRAEKFE; translated from the coding sequence ATGAATATACATAAAATGATGCAGCCGGAACCACTCGACAAAAAAGGTGGCATGTTGTATTTACATTTAAACAGGTCCGGTATAGGAAAGAAGGTACAAATGAAAACTGAACTGGAAAAGGTCATCTTTGATTTTCTTGAATACACCAAAAAAGAAAAGGGGTACTCAGAAAACACCCTTTGTGCTTATAGAAGAGATCTTGCACAGTTCGTTGAATTTCTCAATAAAGCAGGGGTGCCCCCATCAATCAAAACCTCTCTAAACAAATCGGCCATAAGAACATTTAGCTACTCAGTTCGGGAAAAAGGGCTTAAACCCAAAACCCTTGCCAGAAAGTTAGCAGCAATAAAATCACTGTGTCATTACTGCGTAAAGCAGAAAATTTTGTCCGCCAACCCTTCAAAAGCACTCGCTACCCCCAGGATAGAGAAACCACTTCCGGTCTTCCTAACCCGTTCTCAGGCTGAGGAGCTAAACAGTGCAGAAGCGCCAACCAAGGAACCGATTCGTAACAGAGCAATTATTGAGCTGTTTTACGGTAGCGGTATCAGGCTGTCTGAGCTTCATGGGTTAAATATTGGCGATATCGACAAACACTCAATGACACTGAAGGTTTTAGGAAAGGGCAACAAAGAAAGGATCGTTCCGGTTACAAAGGTGGCCCTTGAGCTTACAGAACACTACCTGAGGGAAAGGGCACAGACGGGTTTATCTGACCCTGTGTTTACCACCAAAGAGGGAGCCAGGTTATCGAGAAGGCAGATAGAACGCATAGTATCAAAGGGGCTGCAGGGAGTGAGTTTGAGAAACAAAAGAAGTCCTCATGTGCTCCGCCACTCATTTGCGACTCATTTGCTGGATGCCGGAGCAGACATACGGGCAGTTAAAGAGCTGCTGGGTCACGCCTCACTTTCCACCACTCAAATCTATACCCACGTATCCAAAGAACACCTATTAAAAGTGTATCGCCAGGCACATCCGCGGGCAGAAAAGTTTGAATGA